DNA from Methanosphaera sp. WGK6:
ATCATTCATAGCTTTTAATATATGTGATTGTGTTGGTTCTCCATCTTCTATATTTGTTGGAGTTACTTCCACTAGACAATCATATTCTGCTTTATCTAATACACCTATACCATCAATATCAGCTATTCCATATTCAGGATAATCTTTGATTTTACCAGTTTCTTCTTTGATATCTAATGCTTGTTGTGGATTTAAACCATCAGGATTTATTGCTGCGCCTGATCTATCAGATATTGCTGTAATTACTAAGTCTAAGCCATATCTTTCAATTAATTCATCATGTTTCATGAGTACTACTTTTGCTAATCCTTGACCTACTGCTCCAAAACCAAGAATACATAATCTCATTTTATTTGTAGTCATTGAATATTTCTCCTAGATTTCTTTAATTAATACAAGATTATCTTGATCTACAATTTCTTGTATTAAACGAATAGATTCTAAACGTTTATTATTCTTAGTTTCTACAACTATTTTACATACAGATTCTTTAAGGTCATTTCCTATGTTAAGATCAATACTTGATATTTTAATATCATGTAATTCATCAATTTTATGAACTGTATCCATCATATTATTTGTAGAAATATTTCCTAATAATAGAAAAGTTTGTGTTTCTTTTTGTAAAACTCCATCAATTTCCACAATATCAATATTTTCTGCACGTATAACTTCAATTCCTCTTTTTAATATTTCACGGGATCCTTCTATTGTAAAGTGTACTGGAATTTTTCCATCAGCTGTTCTGTTATCGTGTTCATGTATTATTGTAGATACATTTGCACCAAGTCCAGATAATGGTCGTAGTATGTTAACTAATTGTCCAGGAGTATCTGGTAATTCTATTAGTAATTTTAGTCTCATTTTGTCCATTTCCCTTTTTCAGCAATTACACTTCCTTGTTTATCAAGGTGTGTGTTACGTAATATTTTTTCAGGATTTTTACTTAGTTTTTTATCTTCTCTTGTCCTGTTTAGGTTGTCTACTATGTATTGTGTTTCTTCTAAATCAGGTATTTGATCTAATACTTCTGAGAATTTGTTTAATATATTTTCTGCTTCTTTTTCTATTTCCATTATTATACTGCTCCTTAATTTTTTTAGTTTTATGTTAGTTAGTTATGTTATTTAATATGTTTAAATTTATTTAAATAGATTTACTCTATAAGTAATGTAATAGT
Protein-coding regions in this window:
- the gatC gene encoding Asp-tRNA(Asn) amidotransferase subunit GatC — its product is MEIEKEAENILNKFSEVLDQIPDLEETQYIVDNLNRTREDKKLSKNPEKILRNTHLDKQGSVIAEKGKWTK